One Kineosporia sp. NBRC 101731 genomic window, GCCTGGGCCCCCTCGACGTGCTCGAGCGTGGGTTCGCGCTGCTGAACCAGACTTTCGACGAGCATCAGCCGCAGGACGCCGCCTGGACCTGGTTCGCTCCCGACCAGAGCGTCGGCTTCTGGATCCGGCGCATGGCCCACGAGACCGCCGTGCACCGCGTCGACGCCGAGCTGGCCGTGAACGACGCGAGTGAGATCGGGGCCGAACTCGCCGAGGACGGCCTGGACGAGTTGCTCGCGGTCATGCTGGTGGCCGACATCGAGCCGCACGAGTACCAGATCGGCCGCCCCGACATCGAGTTGCGCTCCCCCACCCGCTCCTGGTTCGTCCACTTCGAGCCCGGGAGTCTGCGGGTCAGCGACGAGGGCCGGGCCGCCACCGTGATCCAGGGACCGGCACCAGACCTGGAGCTGTGGCTCTACAACCGCGCGGCGGGAGCGAACCTGAAATACACCGGCGACCTGATGGGTGTGGGAGTGATCAAAGACCTGCTGACCGAGGCCACCCAGTAGCCCGTGACGTGACCGCCGTCACAAACAGCCTGGGGACGACAAACCCCTCCAACTCGTTTCACCCTTCGATCCGTCGTGCACCCACGACGGGACGACGATCGGGAGTGAGGACGAGCGGTGGCGACTGGCCAGGGACTACGCGAGCGGAAGCGTGCGGCCTCCCGGGCGTTCACCGTGGAGGCGGCCCTGCGGTTGTTCGCCGAGCACGGCTACGAGAACGTCACGGTGGCCGATATCTGCACCGCCGCCGACATCGCGCCCCGCACGTTCTTCCGGTACTTCGCCACCAAGGAAGAGCTGCTGGCCGAGCCGGCGCGGGTGATGGCCGCGCGCATCCGGGAGATCTTCGCCGTCGCGCCGCTGGAGCTCGACGACGCCGCGGTACTCTCCCTGGCGCTGCGCGACCTCGGTGACTACGTGCTCGAGCACCGCGAGCAGCTCGTCGTGCTGCAGGACGCCGCGGTCCAGGCCTCCCGGGTCAGTCCGCACCTGCGGCTGGCCGACCGCGAGCGCCGGCTGGCGACCGACCTGGTCAACCGGGCGATGTCACCGGGCGGTCAGATGCGGGAGCCGGACTGGCGCACCCGCCTGCTCGTCGCCCAGGGGCTGGCGGCCCTGCGGATCTGGATGCAAGACGTGCTGGATCCCGCGGAGGCGAGCTCTCCCCGCCCGGCCGATGATCCGATGGCCCATCTGGGCGAGATCCTGGCGAGCTGATCACGCCCGCAGCTCACCGCGCCAGAGCCAGCGCCCGGTCGACCACCCGGTTGAGGTCGGCCGTGACCACCGGCTTGAGCAGGTATGCAGCGTTGAGCTCCTGTGCGGTCTCCTGATCGCCCGCCATCTGCCGGGCGGTGAGCATGATCGCCGGCATCCGCACGGTGATCGGCATCCGGCGCAGGATCGTCAGCAGATCCAGACCGTCGATGCCTTCCATGACGATGTCGAGCAGCGCCAGGTCGGGCACGCCGTGCATCCCGATCAGGGCCAGGGCCTCACCCGCGGTGGCCACGCTCTGCACGTCGTGACCCATGCGCTGCAGCCTCAGCTCGAGGAGCAGTCTGTTGTCCGGGTCGTCCTCGACAACGAGCACCCGTGCCATCCGCAAACCCTCAGTTCTGCCGTGGAGCGATGTAGCTGACAGTGAGGTTCATCGCCGGACCGGACGCCCAGTTGAGTGGTCCGGGCCCGGCGACCACCGTTCGGCGCAATGCCCGATCGACGCAGAGCGACGTCACCCGCGATGGCTGAGAACCTGGCCTGCGGCTTCCTTGAGGTCGGAGGTCAGGGCCTGCGAACCGATGCGGTTCAGATGGTTGAAGTCCCAGTAAGCCAGCTGACCGTCGATCAGCGGGCTGCAGGTGTTGCCGGTGCAGAAGCGGTCCCAGGGGTCGTAGATCGTGACGCCCGGCACGCTGCTGACCACGTCGTACTCGGCCTGCCGGGAGTCCGCCTGGTAGTCGAGGATGTCCTTCTCGCTCTTGTCGCAGACGAAGTTCAGGAATCCGCCGCTGCACGCGGTCTGGCGGTTCATGTCCTGCGTGGCGTAGTTGGGCACGTCCATGGCGTAGATGACCGGGATCCCGGCGTCGGTGAGTTCCTTGAGCGCGGGCTTCAGCTGCGCGGGCCACTGGCCGTCGGTGTCGTACCGGGGCAGGGCCCACTCGGCGATCACCACGAGCGAGGGCGGGTCGTCACCGCTGGTCGCGCGGTCGAGCAGGGCCGAGGCCAGCGGACCGCAGTTGGAGACCTCCCGGCTGGCCGCGGCGGTGCGCATGAACGGGCAGCTGGCTCCGGTCAGGGCCATCGTGCTGTAGCCGAGCTCCTTGTCGGCCTCGATCAGGCCGGTCGAGAGGGCCTCGGCGTGTGAGTCACCGGCGAGCATCACCCAGCCCTTGGCGTCGGGCACCGTGACAGTGCACTTGGCCAGGTCGGACTCGTCGAACGCGCGGTTGCGCACCAGGCAGCCGTTCTCCCGGCCGTAGGTGAGCTCACCCCGCTGACCGGCGTACGCGGCGGCGTTCGGAATCGCCCACGGACCGGCCACCTGCAGGGTCACCGCCAGCAGCACGACCACCGCGGCCGAGACCGCACCGCCCAGGTAGACCCGGGGCAGGCGCACCGTGCCGTGGCGCAGCGGCTGCTCCACGTAGCGGTAGCTCAGGTAGGCCGGGACCAACGAGAACAGCGCGGCGAGAACCGGTGTCCAGGTGCCGGGCCACAGCAGGGTGGCCATCACGATGAGCGGCCAGTGCCACAGGTAGATGCTGTACGACAGATCTCCCGTCACCACGAAGGGTTTCGAGGAGAGCAGCCGCTGAATCGGCCCGCTGCCCAGGCTTCCGGCCAGGATGAGCAGTGTCGTGGCGGCCACCGGGATCAGTGCGGCGGCGCCGGGCCAGATGGTGGTGCTGTCCACGGTCAGATTGAGGACGACGAGGAGGCTCAGTCCCGCGGCCCCCAGTGCGGTGGGAAGCCAGGTGGAAGAGGTGTTTTCACGCTTCGCGCGGGAAGCGACCCAGATCGCGAGCAGCGCCCCGGCGCCGAATTCCCAAGCCCGGGTCGGCGAGGAGTAGAACGCCACGTCGGCGGAGGGATAGCTGTGGACGCGGAACAGGCCGAACGACAACCACATCGACGCCGCGAAGCTGGCCGCGGTGAGCAGGCCCAGCCCGATCGCCGGGGCCCGGCCGCCGAATTTCCAGGCCAGGGCGATCAGCAGGGGGAAGACCAGGTAGAACTGCTCCTCGACGCTCAGCGACCAGACGTGCAGCAGCGGATTCATCACCGCGCCGGCCGCGAAGTAGTCGCCCGAGGTGCTGAGGATGTCGACGTTCCCGACCAGCAGGATCGCGGCGCGGGCCGTGCCGGCCGTGGAGGACTGCGCGCCGATCGGTGACTGGAGAAGGAAAGCCAGGAGCAGGACGACCAGCAGCATGACGACCATGGCCGGCAGCAGGCGCCGGATGCGGCGCGCGTAGAAGCCGGCGAACGAGAAGGTGCCGGTCTCACGCAACCGCCCGAGCTGCCCGGTGATCACGAATCCGGAGATCACGAAGAACACGTCGACACCGGCAAAGCCCGCCGGCAACGGCAAATTCGCGTGGTAGACGACAACGAGCACCACGGCGACCGCCCGCAGCCCCTGAATGTCCGCCCGCTGGCCCGATCCGGGCCGGGAGGGTGCGGACGTGCGGCCACGAACGCCGCCCTCGGTACGAGTGGTCCACCCGGCAGTGCTCGTCATGATCCCCCATGGTGCCGAAGGACCCTATGCACCGCCTTTCGACGTGCGCGACGGTGAGCGCACGAAGCATCGCTCCGGGTCAGAAGAGCGAGGTCAGTCGCACCACGCCGTTCCGGCAAGCGGCTTCGAGATCATCGTCCAGCCAGGCCACTTCGTGCCCGGCGCGTTCCAGCAGGCCGGCCGCCACCGATGCCCGGGTGCCATCCGCGCAGTGCACCCAGAGCCGGACCCCGGCGGTGGGCGGCGGCAAGGTCTTCCTGAGCGGACGGCGAATTCTGCCCGGAAGACCTTCTCTGATCATGGATGCCTCGATCGGCAGCGATCCGTGGACGGCTCCGCGCAGATGACCGCGGGCGTACTCGGCCGGGTCCCGGACGTCGACCACCACGGCGCGCCGGACCGGCTCGTCGTCCCATCCCCGGCCGGCCGGATCCGGACGGTTCGTCTCACGGCGGGCCCGGACCAGATCACGGAACGTCACCCGGGGGTAGGTGGCCAGTGCCGGGCCGAGGTCGGCGGGCCGGCCGACGGCGGTCTCCCGGGGTGCCCGCCCGAGCACCGCCAGCCGGTCCAGCGCCTCGTCCAGCTCGGGCACGGTGCCGCCGATCACCGAGAACGTCGCGCCCGCGGGGAGCACCCCGACCAGATGGGTCAGCTGTGGCACGGTGACGTTCACCGTTCCGTACAGATGCTCCTCGGCGAAGGACCGCGGGTCACGGACGTCGAAGACCCACTCCCCCGCATCCAGCCGCCGTCCCAGCTCCGCCGGGCGCATCGGCGTGATCGTCGGCATCTCGCTACCGGTCCAGCTCGTGCCAGGCCGGTGCCCCGCCCTCGACGTGGACCACGTCGGTGAAACCGCGCGCGATCAGGTTCGCCGCGACCGGGCCGGACCCGGCGATCGAACCGCAGATCACCACGATCGGCGTGTCCAGCGACGTCACCTCGGCATGCCGCCCCGGCGAGTCGAAACCGAACTCGGCGTCGAGGTTGTCGCGGTCGACGATGATCGCGCCGTCGATCGGCCCGCTCTTCTCCCGGCCACCCGGGCTGCGGGTGTCCAGCAGCACCGCCCCCGCCGCCACGCGCTCACGTGCCTGCGCCGCGTCCACCAGGGGGGCACCGGGCCCGGTCTCACTCATCATCTCTCCTTGTGGGTTCGTGAAACTTTTTACTGGTCAGCCTGGTTCGCTGCCCGCGACGACCGGGGTGCCCGACCGGGACGCCCACTGCGAGTACGAACCGGGATACAGGACCACCCGGTCGGGGTCGATGCCCGCGACCGCCAGGGCCAGCAGATCGTGGGTGGCCGTGACCCCCGACCCGCAGTAGACGCCCAGTGGCCTGGCGCCGTCCGCGCCCAGACTCCCGAACTTCTCGGCCAGCTCGGCCGCCGGGGCGAAACGCCCATCCTCACCGAGGTTTCCGGGTGCCGGGGCGCTCACCGCACCGGGAATGTGCCCGGGTCGCGGGTCGACCGACGCCACCTCGCCGGTGTACCGGCCGGCCGGGCGGGCATCGAGCAGCAGTCCGCCGTCGGCCACGAACGTCAGCACGTCGTCCACGTCGATCGTCGGCAGATGTCCCTCGCCGAGCGCCACGTTCCCCGGGGTCGGGGCCGGCGCGTCACCCTCGTCCAGCGGCCGCCCGGATTCCTTCCAGGCCCGCAGGCCACCGTCCAGCAGCTTCACCTCGCCGTCGAACCCGGCCCAGCGCAGCAGCCACCACACCCGGGCGGCCGACAGCAGCCCGGAGTCGTCGTAGGCCACGACCGTGTCACCGTCGTTCAGGCCCCAGCCACGGGCGTCCTGCTGGAACTTCGTGGCGTCCGGCAACGGGTGCCGCCCGAGCTCCGGCCCGCCGGGGGCGGCGAGCTGCTCGTCCAGGTCGACATACACGGCGCCGGGCAGGTGCCCGGCCCGGAACTCCTGGGCCCCGGGCGGGCCGCCCAGCTTCCAGCGCACGTCGAGCAGGCGGGGGTTCTCCAGGGCGAGCAGCTCGTCGACGGTGATCAGGGGATGCATCGAATTTCCTCACGGGTGGGCCGGTAACGGTGCGGCACTACCCTTCACCCTGTCCGTGATCAGGCCAAGCTTCCCCGGCCCCGCCGACGCGACCCACCGTTCCATGGCAATTACTCTACCTATTCGATAGAGATTGTCCATAGCTGGTTCGCCGCACCCCGGCCAACCTGCCGTGATCATGCAAACCCTCCCCGAGGCGGGGGCACGACCGGACCACGAAGGTCGCGGGACGACACTCAGGCGGGTTCGGGGACGACCTCGTCGTCCTTACGCATCTCGTTGGCCAGCGGACCGGGCAGGCTCAGGTGGTATCCCTGGCCGAACTCGACCTTGAGGCCCCGCAGCACACTCAGCTCGGCCGCGGTCTCGATGCCCTCGGCGATGACGCTGCTGCCGATCTTCTGGGCGAAGGCCGCGAGGGCTCCGGCCAGGGCACGCTTGGCCGGATCGGTGTCGACGCCGCGCACCAGCGAGATGTCGAGCTTGATGAAGTCCGGCACCAGGGTGAGCACGTGCCGCATACTGGCAAAACCGGCGCCGGCGTCGTCCACCGCGATCCGCATGCCCCGCTCGCGCCAGGGCCGCAGCACCTCGTTGAGCGCGTCGTAGTCGTCGACGGCCTCGTGCTCGGTGACCTCGATGACGATGCTCTTGAGCGGCAGGGAGGTGACCAGGCGGCCGAACGCGGGCGAGACCAGCGTGCGCGGCGAGACGTTGATGCCGAGGAAACCACGCAGCGCGGGCAGGATGGTGAGGGCGTTGCGCACCGCGGCCAGCTCCAGCTCCAGGCCGACACCGGCCCGGGTGGCGGAGGTGAACCACTCGTCGGGGCGGCCGCTGCCGACGGGGAAGCGACTCAGCGCCTCGACCCCGACCGTGGCCAGGCCGTCCAGCGAGTGCACGGCCTGGAACACCACGCCCGGCCCGCCGTTGGCCATCAGCCGGTCCATCCGGTCGAGCATCTTGTGCCGGTCACGCTCGGTGCGGTCCTCCATGTCGACGAGGTCCATCACCACGTTGCCGATGGCGCGCAACACGTCGGCGTCGCGGTCCCGCAGGGCCTCGTCGGCGCCGGGCGACCAGGTGCAGAGGGTGCCGTAGAGGCGCCCGTCCCGGCGGTGCAGCGGGACCCCCACGTGCGAGCCGATGTTCAGGTCGCGGGTGACCTGCATGGCCCGGGCGTGCGGGTCCTTGGTGGTGTCGGGGATGACAGCCGGCATGCGTCCGTCGGTGATGGCCTTGCCGTAGGTGTCGTCGACGGACTGCAGCTGGCCCACGGTGAGGGGCACGGAGATCGAGGCGATCAGGTTGCGTACCCGTTGCTGGCCGGTGGTGCCCTCGAACGTGCTGAGGAAGGCGACCTGCATGCCGAGCTGGTCCTTGGCCAGTTGCAGCAGGGCGTCGACGCTGGTGAGCCGGCGGCCGAGCACGGCCGCCGCGGCGACCACGGCCTCCTTGCCCTCCTTCTCGTCCTGCGCCTCGACGTTGACGGTCTTGGCCTGCGGGTCGAGGAACTCGGCCTCCGCGTCGGTCAGCTCGGTGACCGCGGCCTCGATCTCCTCGGGTCCCATCAGGTCCCCGTCGCGACGGGGACGGCCCTTGCGCCGCTCGGGACCGTTGTACGGCTCCCGGTCCTTCTGGTCGGCCGGGGCCGGACGTTCCTCGCCGTCCACCGGAACCGAGGTCTGACGCGGGATCCGGCGGCCCGCGGCCTGCAGTTTGTCCGCGTACATCTCGACGTCCGCGGCCCGCCAGGCAGCCGGCAGCCCGGTGTTGCTGCGGCGCTGGCCGATGCCGAACGAGGCCGAGATGCCCGCCGAGGTGAGTTGCTTGCGCAGGTCGCCCATGACGGTGCCGGCCT contains:
- a CDS encoding maleylpyruvate isomerase family mycothiol-dependent enzyme; this encodes METSELRRHLDAEYARLRSVIPDAPDLTGITVPSCPEWSLADLVQHVGEVYLHKVDCIRLNARPTQEPDLAGLGPLDVLERGFALLNQTFDEHQPQDAAWTWFAPDQSVGFWIRRMAHETAVHRVDAELAVNDASEIGAELAEDGLDELLAVMLVADIEPHEYQIGRPDIELRSPTRSWFVHFEPGSLRVSDEGRAATVIQGPAPDLELWLYNRAAGANLKYTGDLMGVGVIKDLLTEATQ
- a CDS encoding TetR family transcriptional regulator, whose protein sequence is MATGQGLRERKRAASRAFTVEAALRLFAEHGYENVTVADICTAADIAPRTFFRYFATKEELLAEPARVMAARIREIFAVAPLELDDAAVLSLALRDLGDYVLEHREQLVVLQDAAVQASRVSPHLRLADRERRLATDLVNRAMSPGGQMREPDWRTRLLVAQGLAALRIWMQDVLDPAEASSPRPADDPMAHLGEILAS
- a CDS encoding response regulator, translating into MARVLVVEDDPDNRLLLELRLQRMGHDVQSVATAGEALALIGMHGVPDLALLDIVMEGIDGLDLLTILRRMPITVRMPAIMLTARQMAGDQETAQELNAAYLLKPVVTADLNRVVDRALALAR
- a CDS encoding acyltransferase family protein, yielding MTSTAGWTTRTEGGVRGRTSAPSRPGSGQRADIQGLRAVAVVLVVVYHANLPLPAGFAGVDVFFVISGFVITGQLGRLRETGTFSFAGFYARRIRRLLPAMVVMLLVVLLLAFLLQSPIGAQSSTAGTARAAILLVGNVDILSTSGDYFAAGAVMNPLLHVWSLSVEEQFYLVFPLLIALAWKFGGRAPAIGLGLLTAASFAASMWLSFGLFRVHSYPSADVAFYSSPTRAWEFGAGALLAIWVASRAKRENTSSTWLPTALGAAGLSLLVVLNLTVDSTTIWPGAAALIPVAATTLLILAGSLGSGPIQRLLSSKPFVVTGDLSYSIYLWHWPLIVMATLLWPGTWTPVLAALFSLVPAYLSYRYVEQPLRHGTVRLPRVYLGGAVSAAVVVLLAVTLQVAGPWAIPNAAAYAGQRGELTYGRENGCLVRNRAFDESDLAKCTVTVPDAKGWVMLAGDSHAEALSTGLIEADKELGYSTMALTGASCPFMRTAAASREVSNCGPLASALLDRATSGDDPPSLVVIAEWALPRYDTDGQWPAQLKPALKELTDAGIPVIYAMDVPNYATQDMNRQTACSGGFLNFVCDKSEKDILDYQADSRQAEYDVVSSVPGVTIYDPWDRFCTGNTCSPLIDGQLAYWDFNHLNRIGSQALTSDLKEAAGQVLSHRG
- a CDS encoding rhodanese-like domain-containing protein, with translation MPTITPMRPAELGRRLDAGEWVFDVRDPRSFAEEHLYGTVNVTVPQLTHLVGVLPAGATFSVIGGTVPELDEALDRLAVLGRAPRETAVGRPADLGPALATYPRVTFRDLVRARRETNRPDPAGRGWDDEPVRRAVVVDVRDPAEYARGHLRGAVHGSLPIEASMIREGLPGRIRRPLRKTLPPPTAGVRLWVHCADGTRASVAAGLLERAGHEVAWLDDDLEAACRNGVVRLTSLF
- a CDS encoding rhodanese-like domain-containing protein; translated protein: MSETGPGAPLVDAAQARERVAAGAVLLDTRSPGGREKSGPIDGAIIVDRDNLDAEFGFDSPGRHAEVTSLDTPIVVICGSIAGSGPVAANLIARGFTDVVHVEGGAPAWHELDR
- a CDS encoding sulfurtransferase; this encodes MHPLITVDELLALENPRLLDVRWKLGGPPGAQEFRAGHLPGAVYVDLDEQLAAPGGPELGRHPLPDATKFQQDARGWGLNDGDTVVAYDDSGLLSAARVWWLLRWAGFDGEVKLLDGGLRAWKESGRPLDEGDAPAPTPGNVALGEGHLPTIDVDDVLTFVADGGLLLDARPAGRYTGEVASVDPRPGHIPGAVSAPAPGNLGEDGRFAPAAELAEKFGSLGADGARPLGVYCGSGVTATHDLLALAVAGIDPDRVVLYPGSYSQWASRSGTPVVAGSEPG
- a CDS encoding EAL domain-containing protein, whose amino-acid sequence is MDSRRDGEADFVTAARGVLADLQGWIGLESWAILRKDDEELVVMLTNDETFGMHDGLTLPWADSYCSQVVEWGRPEVVSDSKDSFMLTRGAESLISGVRAVIMVPLRSPDGKKHLGALTGVHSEPVPDLERHLPAIRRQAALLGALLGHELSVQRDDRREQTPEAEFTDVLTGLANRRAWDDALRSEDARAARYASSAAVLVLDIDGLRRVNAGAGHTIGDDLLITTAAVLSGRMRSVDFIARIGGDEFGVLMPETTAEEAGTVMGDLRKQLTSAGISASFGIGQRRSNTGLPAAWRAADVEMYADKLQAAGRRIPRQTSVPVDGEERPAPADQKDREPYNGPERRKGRPRRDGDLMGPEEIEAAVTELTDAEAEFLDPQAKTVNVEAQDEKEGKEAVVAAAAVLGRRLTSVDALLQLAKDQLGMQVAFLSTFEGTTGQQRVRNLIASISVPLTVGQLQSVDDTYGKAITDGRMPAVIPDTTKDPHARAMQVTRDLNIGSHVGVPLHRRDGRLYGTLCTWSPGADEALRDRDADVLRAIGNVVMDLVDMEDRTERDRHKMLDRMDRLMANGGPGVVFQAVHSLDGLATVGVEALSRFPVGSGRPDEWFTSATRAGVGLELELAAVRNALTILPALRGFLGINVSPRTLVSPAFGRLVTSLPLKSIVIEVTEHEAVDDYDALNEVLRPWRERGMRIAVDDAGAGFASMRHVLTLVPDFIKLDISLVRGVDTDPAKRALAGALAAFAQKIGSSVIAEGIETAAELSVLRGLKVEFGQGYHLSLPGPLANEMRKDDEVVPEPA